TAGTCATTTAGAATATTGACTCTTGATAAGATTTTTCAATGATTTTCTAactccttcatttcttaaagtgtaTATGACTGGATTCATTGCTGGCGTAATAACGGTGAACAATACAGCTGCTATCCTGTCTTTTTCTATTGAATTCTCTGAGGAAGGTCCCAGATAGGTGGACATAGCAGTACCGTAAAACAGAAGGACCACTGTCAGGTGAGAAGAACATGTTGAGAAGGCTTTCGACCTTCCTTGTGATGAGCGTATTTTCAGAAGATTAATTATGATATAGACATAGGATATTATAGTAAGGATAAAGGTGCTGGTGCTAAGAAAACCAAGTACATTAGTCAGTAAGGCTTCATTCAGGTGAATGTCTGCACAAGCCAACTTTATCACTGGTTTCACATCACAAAAAAAGTGTTTGATCTTGTTTGAGTCACAGAAAGGAAGATACGATGTCATTATTGCATGAATGAGTGAGGTGGTGAGGCCAATGACCCAAGAACTTACCACCAACTGAATACACACAGATTTTCGCATTAATGTCTTGTATCTTAGTGGTTGACAGATAGCAACATATCGGTCATAACCCATGAATGCCAGCAAAGTTCCTTCCGTGCaccccaaaaaatgaaaaaaatacatctGAGCCACACAGCCTTCAAGAGTTATGGTGTTCTTCATGAAGAATCCAACCATCATCTTTGGGACTGTTATAGAAGAAAAGCAAATATCCACAAAGGAAAGGTTGGCCAATAGAAAATACATTGGGGTATGTAGACAAACATCCTGGATCACTAGATATATAATAAGAAGGTTTCCTAATACATCAAGACTAAAAAAAAACAGGACTAAAGCAAAGAGGAACTTTTGAAGCCAAGGAAGGTCGGTTATACCGGTCAAGATAAACACGTTCAATGATGTTCCATTCCAGCATGCCATCAGTTCAATATTAACACaaagctaacaaaataaaatattttatgtTAATAAATTATAAGTATTATTTTAAATGTATTCATTTTTAAGATAAAGTTAAAAGTTATTCCGACAGTTTAATCCTTTAATTTGAAAATCTGATATTATTCAAATttctattgaaaaataaaaaaggaatcATATAAGCCCTTTTTTCCCCCAATGAACCCAGTAAGGCTGTTTTAACTTAGAATTAAATCAGAACTTGCATTCAAAGCTCCAAATCAGGGTCTATGAGAAGATCCCTTTAAAAGGTAGATCACACAAGTCTTAATTTTTCAGGCATCTAACGTCATCTCTTCCCTAAAAACAGGTCCACCTGATAATTTTCCTTTAAACGGAAGCATCGCCTTACCCAAAAGACAAAGGATTCATTTCTTAAAGGACAAGGCGCTAGTAGTAAAGAGTTTGGTGAATGTTAGCTCTAGTAATATTTTTTTCAACGAGCTGTTCAATATTTTGTCAGTTTTGTGATGGATAATTTTTTAAGAAAAAACTATTGGAAACAGATGTTATTCTACACGAATTGCTGGATTGCGTGATGAACCTTATCAATATGCTGCAAATATTATACAATGAAGATGCCATGAGTAAAAGTTTATGAGTGGTTCTCCCTCTTTAAATTTATTGAAATGTCAATTAACGATAAACCTTGTTCCAGATGTCCTTCAATGACTTGAATTGATGAAACTGTGAAAAAAATTCATCAAGCAATTATGAAACATCACTGTTGGACCATTAGTGAACTCGTAGAATTGACTGGCTTCTCATTGGGTGGCTGTCAGTTAACTTTAATGGACAAATTGGTCATTAAACGAGTTACTCTTGCCTTGCAACATCCGATTCTGATGTATTTTTGCCTTCAAATATTTGATAACTCGTTTAAGGAAAAAAACACTAGACTCAAATGCAACCTTCCCAAAGATCAGCTGGCTCTCTAACTCAGAAAAGTTGCGCGAACATTCACCTACCAGCTGAAGAGCATGCTACAAGCACCCTTCTATTCAGTATCGATTCCTATTTCTTTTGGGTACCCTCTTTTACCTGAATGACATTTTAAGACCCCTTATATTAGTCCAAACGAAGAGCGACAACAAAGTGGGGTTCTTCTTCTTCACAAGAAAATCTCTTAATTTCAATGTATTATATAAGAACAATATCATAAGGCATAAAAAAGTACAAAATTGCACTGCAACCAAATTGTACTGCACCATACCTATAGGCTTCTGAAAAATCTATCCATTCAAATTAATCGTATGGTGCATATTCCATCCCTCAAGATCCTGATGATCTTCAATATATTTCATATGACAAATACATGACATGAAGATGTTATGACAGTAAGAACCTCTCTTATCGTACTCAGACATGATCTCTGTGGCTGCTGCCATATATAGTGATTTATATAACTTGATTTGAAAATTAATAGGGATCTTTGGGAATGCTATTATCAGGGGGACTGTGCTGCATTCCCTCAAAGCCATATAATTAGCTACTCAGCACAATAGTTCGTAAACCATGCACAATTCATATTTCAGATATTGCTACGTAGAATATGATAGTTACAAGAATAGCAAACTGATCCATGAGGACTTTTTGAACACTGGACCTCACTATATGTTTCCTTGAATAGGGAACCAGCAGTGAAGTAACTGATGGCCTTTGCCTCATTATTCCCTCATTTGTGATTAACCCCATTTTATTATAACCATTGAATAATTAAGGCATCCGTGGTTTATTGCATGCATGATGATATAAAAGCTATAATACGTGCACTGATGAATTGGTCAGTCCAACCTAGAAACGAGTTTACCCTTTCTTGAATAaagacaaaaatgata
This region of Ranitomeya imitator isolate aRanImi1 chromosome 1, aRanImi1.pri, whole genome shotgun sequence genomic DNA includes:
- the LOC138638075 gene encoding olfactory receptor 12D1-like; translated protein: MACWNGTSLNVFILTGITDLPWLQKFLFALVLFFFSLDVLGNLLIIYLVIQDVCLHTPMYFLLANLSFVDICFSSITVPKMMVGFFMKNTITLEGCVAQMYFFHFLGCTEGTLLAFMGYDRYVAICQPLRYKTLMRKSVCIQLVVSSWVIGLTTSLIHAIMTSYLPFCDSNKIKHFFCDVKPVIKLACADIHLNEALLTNVLGFLSTSTFILTIISYVYIIINLLKIRSSQGRSKAFSTCSSHLTVVLLFYGTAMSTYLGPSSENSIEKDRIAAVLFTVITPAMNPVIYTLRNEGVRKSLKNLIKSQYSK